One stretch of Malus domestica chromosome 14, GDT2T_hap1 DNA includes these proteins:
- the LOC103454063 gene encoding uncharacterized protein → MFHLDQGQNFPRNHLYRTHHVHSSTNRDSAEENDFDFWKQAHTYEDFGCYSPVTWETNTLRSNMKDDESSPLLPHNHHYSIPCPTPSEEIILQSRKDLMEMIQDMPESCYEISLKDFVDEKQSTQGVKEENNVQETSFDFHIEPQVRKQKRKTQKGYTTRQISRTSSMESEIFLIKVFFPTFLGSKKKEKAPENRSKVSPRPSAGGPENHNDWSKIRKFFLNKKSGASCSSGSTSSSSNSSTTRSVTCRSSGSNILTGCWFIRSKKSKSKRQRGLVM, encoded by the exons ATGTTTCATCTTGATCAGGGTCAAAACTTCCCTAGAAACCACCTCTATCGAACCCACCATGTTCATAGCAGCACCAATCGTGATAGCGCAGAAGAAAACGATTTTGATTTTTGGAAACAAGCACATACATATGAAGACTTTGGCTGTTACTCACCGGTAACATGGGAAACAAACACGTTGAGATCAAACATGAAAGACGACGAGTCTTCTCCTTTGCTTCCACACAACCATCATTACAGCATTCCTTGTCCAACACCGTCAGAAGAAATAATTCTTCAAAGCAGGAAGGACCTTATGGAAATGATCCAAGACATGCCCGAGTCCTGTTACGAAATTTCTCTAAAAGACTTTGTTGATGAGAAACAAAGTACGCAGGGGgttaaagaagaaaacaatGTTCAAGAGACGAGTTTTGATTTTCACATTGAACCCCAAGTCAGgaagcaaaagagaaaaacgCAGAAAGGCTATACGACACGCCAGATATCAAGGACTTCAAGCATGGAGAGTGAAATTTTCTTGATTAAGGTGTTCTTTCCAACTTTTCTAGgttcaaagaagaaagaaaaggcacCTGAGAATCGCTCGAAAGTTTCCCCAAGGCCGTCAGCTGGGGGACCTGAGAACCACAATGATTGGTCTAAGATCCGTAAGTTTTTCCTAAATAAAAAGAGTGGCGCAAGTTGCAGTAGCGGGAGTACTAGTAGTAGCAGCAACAGCAGCACAACAAG GTCTGTTACATGCAGGTCTTCCGGTAGCAATATCTTAACTGGTTGCTGGTTCATCCGCagcaagaaaagcaaaagcaagagaCAAAGGGGATTAGTTATGTGA